The nucleotide window AAAATAGTGAAAAATTTGGAAATACCAAGTATGGAACTGTTCTTTTCACGGATATTAATTTGGTAAGCATACTCTTGTTGCTCTTTGTTCTCAAGTTTGGATCATGTCTTGCAGTTTCTAGTGCATGATACCTGTTGTATTCTCTGTAACAGATAAGTGGGATGGAGCAAACCAGCTTTTTGTTCCAACAAGCTTCAGCGGTAATAATAATATGGCATCACACACATTGTAATTTGGCATTTCTGATTTCTGATTCTGGAGAAATTCTTATTTAAATAGCATACATGATCATCCCTGCTATCAGTGCATCTTTTCTTCATACTGTCAACCATTGAGGATATTTGTATTTTGGTATGATATGCAGTATAATTAGTTTTGCTAAAGGTTTTTATACTCATTATCATGATGTTACATAAAGTAAGTATCATGCAAATACTTTTTGTGCTCATAATGCTTAATTTCGTTACTAACTTCAGAACCAAAAACAACACTTTTCAGGTTGGGTTCTCTCACTCTCGAATCCTTCGTACAGTTGTTCAGCATGCTTGCTCGCGATTCCCTTCTCTTGTTCCATGCAATAATGCTTGGACCGCTTTGTCCAGAAAACTACAACCATCGAAACAAGTAGAAGCAATCCACAAAGGTACATCAAGACAGAAGGTTTTTGTGATCTTCGGAGGGGACACTTCAGAGCGGCAAGTATCACTTATGAGTGGTACCAATGTCTGGCTTAATCTCCAAGGTTTTGATGATGTGAGATCTCTTGCTTTCAAATATTTGACTTTGCATATTCATTGTGTTTCTATTCTCATTTCTTGGTGCTTCCGCATTGTGTTTATAAAATTTCTCGCCATGCTGGTCTAGAATTTGTTGCCATTATCTTGAAACTGTATGATACGATACCATGTTTGTTGCCTAGGTAGCTATGTTCTATTTTCATGCATTGACATTTTAGATTTTTTTCACTTCTGTTGCTTTCAGCTTGATGTGACACCATGTTTGCTTGCTCCTGCAAATGGATATTTCTCCTCCCATGATCAAGATTTCAGTGACAGTTCAAGAGAAGTTTGGACGTTGCCGTAAGTGTTGCATCTCATTGGATCTTCTGGATAATATTGTAGTTATGCACCATAAcatttacttggtaaaatgactaAACTTGGCGTACTCTATGTGGCAGATATTCATTAGTGTTACGACATACCACTGAAGAagttcatgctgcatgtgttGAGGCAACTGAGCCAGAACGAGTTAAAATAACAAAACGTTTGCGTGATCAAGTAATGAATGAACTTGGGCCAGCATTGAGCAAACATGATTGGTTTGCGGGCTTTGACATCGCTTATGAACAACCTATCAAATACTCTCTGCAACAGTGGATCAACCATGTAAAAGAAACTGAAGCTGTAGTCTTTATAGCAGGTATTTTCCAAAAAATACTAATCTAATCGAACTTCTATGCATGCTATTGTATAATGTTCTAACTATTGCAAAACAATACGATCAGAAATGCATTGCATGTAATATTTCTGAAATCAATGTACTCTGTCAAGTGCCAATTATTCAATCATATTGGTCCTGTTCTTAAATTAAACCAAACATATAATTAGTAATGACACTATTACAGATGGAGAGCCTTTCGACTGACTGTTGCATTTATAATATACATCTGTTCCTTACTGTTTCTTTTTTTCTTAGGTGTTCATGTCTTGTGTGTTATATGTAGTGCATGGTGGCATTGGAGAGGATGGTACcattcagacattgttggaatctGCAGGAGTTCCTTACACAGGTTCACTTTTAGCTTATATATAGCGAGTATTTGTATGTGGCCAAACTAAAGAATGTAAAAGCTCTTGTCATGCAGGACCAGGACCAATAGCTTCTAGAACATGCATTGACAAAGTTGCAAGTTCACTTGCTGTTGACCATGTATGAACCTTTTGTAACTTTTACTCTTTTACGGGTTCCTATGGGTATTTAAATATTGATTTCCTAGCATGAATATAGAATGATATTCCATGATGTCACTATGACAGAAACAGCTTAAATCAATTTGTTAGTAACACAACATTTGCTCACTGAAAAATTCTGTCCACTGTGACCATGCCAAAGAAGTTAACAGTATTTGTGttacttgtgtagcttgctagttatggAGTCCGTACCATTCCAAAGGATGTAAGAGCAACAGAAGAAGTACTGAAGTCATCTCTTGTTGATATCTGGAATGAACTTAAAGCAAAACTACGAACTGAAACAGTATGTGTGAAACCAGCTCGTGACGGGTGCTCGACTGGTGTAGCAAGATTGTGGTAAGAATTTACTTAACTCTAGTCCAGTGTTTTAGTTATTTAACGGTGATGTATCTCATCTTTGTTTTATGCATGGATCATTAAGAAAACACACTCTGTTTTCAGCTGTCCAGAGGACCTAGAAGTCTATACAAATGCATTGAGGAGGAAGTTTCAGCATCTGCCTGCTAATTGCCTGTCCAGGGTACCAAAGACAACCTAACCATGTTTTTGTGCCAATCGAGGAACTATGTCTGCCAGTGGTCAGACACACTTCTAACACTAAGCTATATTTTATAGGCACATGGCGTAATTGAGATGCCAGTCCCTCCTCCAGAGTCACTAATATTTGAGCCTTTTATTGAAACGGATGAAATTATCATTTCAAATAAATTGGAGAATGGTAATGCTCGCCATCTGGTATGGAAGGGTGAAAATGACTGGCTTGAAATAACTGTTGGTGTAGTTGGCAAGCGCGGACAAATGCACTCGTTAAATCCAAGTATCACAGTGAAAGAAAGTGGTGATATTTTATCTCTTGAGGAGAAATTTCAAGGTAAGTATCATGCATACTTTGTAGTTTGTACTATTTTCCTTATTTATTTATGATCTCACAAATAAAGTTGTACCAGGAGTTGCTATTGTGAGTGTGTCTTTTGATATTTTGTTTAAATAGTTGTTGGCATGGCATGGAAATGCAATATGCCATTGTGGTAAACTTTAACTTGGGACAGATTAGGGAAAATAATTTCTTGTAGAACATCGTGTGTGCCTTCTCCATATCGTTGTTAGCATCAAACATAATATAGCTAACCGTTTCTGTCCTAGCTTATATACATTTAAGTTTTATCGCTGGGCCCTCTAAGCCATTTTTCGCAACATGATTGAGGTGTTTTATTTTTCAGGTGGCACTGGAATCAACTTGACACCACCTCCTACAACAATTATGGGGTACTTATTTATGACTATTCCCAGTTtcccctttttgttttaaataacaGTAGAATTTTCAACTGGACAGAATCTAGATTCTAGAAGCTTACTCACATGTCGGTTCTGTTTTTGCCGGCGTCACCACACCAGCTGCCCCCTGATTCATCTCAGCATCATGCCTTACTAGTATCATTTGTGAGCATATCTTTTGGCTTGCCTTTTGTAGCGAGGATGCTCTGCAGAGGTGCAAGAAGAGTATCGAGATCATGGCAAACGCTCTAGGTTTGGAAGGCTTCTCGCGCATTGATGCATTTGTCAACGTGCGAAGCGGGGAGGTATGAATGTTAAATGTTGTGCTCAAATGAAGATGATAATTATTACTCCTAGTTGTGATATTGTGGTAGTAAGTTAGCCGCCTCGTTCCCAATGCTTGGTCCTGCATGCAGGTGCTGCTGATCGAAGTCAACACTGTACCTGGGATGACTCCATCCACCGTGCTGATCCACCAAGTAAGCTAAGGGCTAGCTCTGGCTGGCTCACAGAAAAACTGCATTATCTGcccattgttgttgttgctgtggcAGCAGCAGCACTTGAACGGGAAAAAAAAACTTACATTATGATAATGTATGGTGGCAATGAATCGCAGGCACTCGCAGAGGAACCGCCCGTGTACCCCCACGAGTTTTTCCGCACTCTTCTGGATTTGGCGTTTGCAAGGGCGAAATAGCTCAGTCAGCCATTTATTTTACTTTTACCGCTCATCGGTTTGATTCTGTATCAGTAAACTTATTGTGAAGAGGTCCTGTTAGTGTTAGGTTGTTGTTTGAAACTGAAAGACTTGGTTATCTTTACTTCACGTTAGCGTTACTGAATTTACCGATACGCGCGAGCGCGATACACGTGTGGCAATGTAGTCCTATCAAAGGTGGTTGAGGTTCTTCAGTCGGTCTGTGGTATGAAAATCTTGTCAGTGATTGATAAGATGAAAATAAACCTGTAGCTGTAGTGTACGTACAGAGTCAAAACAAACAAACGCATAGAGTATTAGAGTGGCTTGGTTAGCTCCTCCTGTGTTGCCATGTGTGCGGTCGTCCACAGAAGAGCAGAGCAGAAGCAACTAACTCCCCACGCGCACGAGAAATCAAACCAACTCGCCAGCCCGGGCGTCCGGCCCACACAACTGCTGAGTGCTCAGTGCTGACCCAACCCCGGGGCCCGTGGGTCCAGCAAGCAACCGCTCAGGGCCTCAGCCTGTCAGACAGCAGCAATTCCTAGCCTGGAAACACGGCATGCTAAGGGCGTGTTTGGTACCCCCAGCGGCCCGGCTGCGCTCCCGAGCTGCAACGGTGTCATTGGCCCACTCGTGAGCCTGGCCCGTtcgatgcaaaaaaaaaaaaagccttcTCTCTCCTGACTGTGGGGAAATGAATTCCCCCTCCGTTTCTCCACGGCCCGGCTCGGCGAAGCGCTCGAGTTACCTCCCGGCCGTCTCCGTGTTCTCACCTCCCACAGCCGGTCCGTCCGCACGTCGTGCGCGCTCGCCGCCGATGCCAAGGCCTCCGCCGCTGCAGCCAAGCTGGCGCGGCGCACGTGCGGCTCACACCACCGCCATGGCCTCCGAAGAAGTTGCTGGCGCACCCGCTTCCGTGCGAGATCCGGCGTCCTCCGGTGCGGAGCTCACCTGTGCAGCATTGACCGCCTCGTCGTCCGGCCGCCGCGAGCCTTGCCGCCACCACCGAACGTGACTCGTCCGTAGTCGTCACTAGCGGATCGATCGCCTCGATCGACGTCTAGAGCCCCGCTCTGCAGCCGGCCGGCGCTCGCAGTCACGGCACGCGCGATGCCTCCTCTGGCGCCGCCGCACGGCGAGAATAAGAGCAGCAGCTCCGGTGGCAAGCATCAGCGGCAGGCGATGACGGTGGCTGCGGCTCAGCAGCGGTCGGCGTCGTTCCACGGGCGGCACCACCAGCCGCAGAAGCAGAGGAACAAGACGCTGCCTGACCTGCTCGCCGGCGTCAGCGCAGCGAGCTTCCGTTCCGGGTCCCCGCCCCCGGACGGTGGTGATACGGGGAGGAGTCCGAGGAGGACGCCGAGCAAGGTTCTGGTGAGCGTGGCGGTGCAGCAGAGCATGTGGCCGCTGCACCCTGCACGTCATGGCGTCCGCCGAGTGGACCGTGGCCGACCTGGTGGCCGCCGCCGCACCTAGCAGAGCGCATGCGTGCCGTCACTGCCGCCACACAGAGACGGCTGCGCGCGCGCTTGACCGCTGCCACCGCCGTGCCGAGTCGCGCCACGCCGGCCTCGCGCGTGCGTGGTGCCTCCGCCGCCGCGCCAAGATCGCCACTGCACCTGGGCGCTGGACTGGCACGTGCCCATCACCTGCTCGATGAAATGCCATTGAGAAGTGCTGTGGTGGTAAAGCTACCATATTCTTGTGCAAGGTAGCCATACTCTCTTTGTACAGGTAAACAAACACGTTCTCGTTTGGACTCGGCTCCGAAGGGCTCGGCAATCAAACACGATCACTTGCACCTGACTCTGGCTGGCCACGGCCAGACCAGCCGGTCAGGCCGGGCCTGGCAGAACCAAGGTAGCAAACACGTCCTAAGATTCCACATTCGAGAACGCGCGTGATCAAAACCGTTGACACGTGAAACCTCCGTTAAGTTTGCAAGCCAAGATTATCATGGGTTTGCAACGCCGTTGGTTATTGAATATTTTGAGTGATTGGTACGACAATTACTAGCATTTTTTtatcttttcaaaaaaaaaaacacacagaACACATGCTTACATACACGCACTCTAGCTCAGTGTTCCTTATGATGGAGAGAGCATGTTGCTATGACTTAAAGTATAGTTAATCGAAAATATAAGCACTTGTACTAAGTCTGGGATCGTCTAAAACCCAGGTGGACAATGCAAGTTTTCGAACAGAGACTTTTACCTAACAGCTGACACAGACGTGTCTACCAGTTTCATGACAATATGATGATCGACCTAATTACTTTACAGAATCTTCTTTTTAAATTGTCTTGCGAGGCCTTTCATGTAGATCTACTTGACCTTTAATTTTTGGCTGCTACCTGCTAGTGAGATTAATTATGCAGTATCAGTCAGAGTGCACTTTGCTTTCCAACATCAAAAGGGAAAAAGATACGAAGACGAGACGGGAGAGGAAAGGGCGACAgcgcatcctcagattcacagacAAATCAGAAACATCATCCGATCCACGCATGCATGCAATTGCATCTGACCGTGAGTGCCAGTATGTTATCCAAATTAAAGTAGTAAGGGTGCTGAGCTATAGTCAAACGACGAAGATAACAAAGACAAATTTGCTTAGCTTGCCCTTTATTTCCAACCCACCCACGCACACAGCACACTAGTGGTCGATCGCTTCCAACCAGGCGATCTAGCTAGGCTTttaccaaatttttcaagattccccgtcacatcgaatctttggacgcatgcatgaagcattaaatataaataaaaaataaaactaattacacagtttagacgaaatccacgagacgaatcttttaagcctaattagactatgattggacactaattgccaaataacaacgaaaatgctacagtattcattttgcaaaaaaatttgcatctaaactgAGCCCTAGTGACAAATCCTTCTAGGGTCGGTGCTGTCTGCGTAGACCTCAAATATTATATTCTTCCTGAAAAAATTACCCTATTTTTTATATTATATCCTACTAGTACTAGAGGTCTTGAGTTAGAGTTATGATGCACGGGCATATATCTAATAAACTAGCTCGAGCAAATGACCTAAATAACAAAAGCATATAGTTTAAACTCTTGAAATAATTTGTCCCAACCTTTCCGGCGCGGCGATAGGCCACCGTACCATGTCATGGCACAATCAAATAAAATAATTCCAACCAACCCGAGCAAATCTAAGACTGTGTTTAGTTGGTgaattttttttgagaaatggtactgtagcattttcgttgttatttagtaattagtgtccaatcatagtctaattaggcttaaaagattcgtctcgtgaatttcgtctaaactgtgtaattagttttattttttatttatatttaatgcttcatgcatgcgtccaaagattcgatgtgacggggaatcttaaaaaattttacaaaattttgggaactaaacaggcactaagTATGACCCAATAACAAAAGCATTACAGTTTAATCCCTTGGAATACACCACCTTGTTCtccagtatataaaagcaaagcTTGACATGATACGGTCTCTCAAGCTACAATTTAACCATTGATTTGTTTTATGCTATATTGTTTATGATTATACAATTATGGTTATTGAAGTAGTAAAATTGATTACAAATTTAGCCATATCAAGTTTGTATTTCAATAATGAAAAATAATTTGTCAAAGATCATAAAGTTTGAATCTATATGTGTAGGCGTCTATTTTGTAAGAAAGAAGTGCTCATTTCTGCCATTATGAAAATAACATAAACAACCCTAAGTTAGCTTTTTAATTACCCATTTAtgctattatgaaagataatatatATACTAACCCCTTTAAGTTGCATCTAAATTATATATCCACATTTGTTGttattataaaatataaactAAAACATCTCTTGGATCTATGTCTAAATTTCCAATGTAAGATATCATGAAAAAATGTTAAATTTAAAGTAAAAATAAATGCTGCAATATATTAATCATAAATATATCTTATAGTTTATCGATCATGAAAAACGATAGTAAAGGTAATCAATCTATGTTATCTAAATGTAATTATTTTGTCCACAAAATTTTTAATACCCATGTAGATTATAAAATCCTAAAGCGTTTTGGGGTAGCACAAGTTGGATGGGTTAGCTTAAAATCAATTAAAATGTAGACCGGGTGGGCTCGTTCTTGTCTTGTCTTATCGTATCGACGAGATAAGCTGGGAGGCATTTCGATCGGACCGTGACGGTGGATGATCGATCATTTCTTGTGCGTGTGAGAGTCTCTCTCTATAAAGTCTAAACACAACACACGCATGCAATTGGCACCTGTACATCGATCGATCGAGCTCTCCGGCAACATGTCTATCGTCGTATATATCAGATCAGACGACTTGTTATAATATCGGGTAGTAGCTTGTCTTCTTGGTAATGGGCCGACATATATATAAGCAGACATGTATCGTCGGTTAGTAATTAATTACAGGAAAGCTGGGAGTGACGATTTGATGAGACGGCGTACCAATCAATTTGTAGGAGGGAGTACAGCTAGCGTGTTGCTGTGGGCATCGATCTGTCGTGTTATTGTACGTTCTCGCTAGCTAGTCACCAACGTAACATGTACACCGCTGACTCATAATAAAATACACACAGACTATAGCTAAGAAGATGATGCTACGAATTGAAGCTACTGTACCCTTGGATCAGAGACAAATTCGAGATGGTATCGATGACGAAATTTGGAAAGAGCTGCTCCTAGTAGTTAACAACTAATTAACCAAATATATAGAATTTGACAATATATTTAGTCATCAAGTCCAGCTTTATTTGAAACTGAAATATATAAGGATTCATATGCAAGGCTGGCTACAAAAAGAAACCACCGCTTGCCCTAGCTACTTACAAAATGTGTCACTGATATTAGTGTCTTTCTTTGCAGTTTTGACATATATGTAACAGAAACCGTGGTTGAAGCGGGGATgaacttaggccccgtttggcagggcttcacttcactagtgaagccatttttttttacttcagctccacgaacagtttcactggtggagctgaagcggttttggtaaaccgtttggcaaaatggcttccctgtgagagcatgtttttagaggCCTAAAGGAGGAGTCGGGAGAAgacactgaaaggatcaagatgcccaagaggagggggtgaattgggctaattctaaattttcttgcaataaccaaatcctacggatagcccaattaaccccttgtgcctagaaaagtgtttatatcaaactaatgcacaacaacctctcaatcTAAGTTCCAAatttactctagcaagcaattcttatggaagtaaaaacaagtattgaattgctcaaagtaaatgctcaaagtaagtgctcaaagtaaatagagagagaaaggaacgcggcaatgttttgccgaggtatcggagagtcgccactccccactagtcctcgttggagcacccgtgcaagggtgtagctcccccttgatccgcgcaaggatcaagtgctctctacgggttgattcttcgacactccgtcgcggcaaatcacccaaagccgctcacaacttgagttgggtcacccacaagctctgccgggtgaacaccaaactcccaatcaccaccaagacgtctaggtgatggcgatcaccaagagtaacaagcacgaactctcacttgaccacgcgaagcctaatgagaagatggatgcacactttgctactcttgatttgctagtgaggctactctcttggattctcaaatcacaaacacctcactaggaccttgctcttcttggcactcacaaacgtgtttctcagctgttggaatgagcaaaagatactccactcacgagtggagcttctatttataagccagcctgaaaaacgaaccgttatgagcctctacgggatgaccggacgctccggtcgtgatgaccggacgctctggtcagttcaacccgcgaaccagttttcaagtgatgaccggacgctgtcagggtccggtcagtaccgaccggatgcgtccggtcgctcttggatgcttactgtaaacgaccggacgctggatactcagggtccggtcatactgatcggacgcgtccggtcactctttcccaagtctggacccttactggagtcgatcggacgctggccctcagcgtccggtcacatgacctcccagcgtccggtcacaccagacttgatcttcacggtcaaatgaactgaccggaccctgcggccagcgtcctgtcgcaccggagccagcgtccggtcagtgtttgaccctccattcacttccaacttccgaacatatgtgaatgaagtttgctccaaaagatcttgggcattcataggagctacctagagctagttttaataagtgtgcaccacacctaactcactggactcaactaggtcaagctacccgttcataccccccttcatagtatggccaaaggaaaaaaaaacaaagtcctaaactactctaagtgtctctccaactccaatcgacacttagaactacttatccttaacattgtcgtccaacctttgaaaaccgaaacgatttccatcgtaggggcatgacaacctcgattgcccaatcgatctccattaccatgacctaacttaattgtttctgcaaaacacacgttagtcatagtaatcttgtattgacattaatcaccgaaatccaattaggggcctagatgctttcaatctccctctttttggtgattgatgacaataccacctcgagtatgttatggagtgaggtttttgacgggcttggttcatataagcttttgtcaataagaacaaaagagttagtcacgcttatatgacccaagccaacacaatgtactcaaagaatatgaattaagcatgagtacaaataacaaagctcatttgcttcgaagtgtaaacacggaagcaaaaacaaatgagcattacacaggtgatatgacatatagataaagcaaagtagaagtcacacatgtcaaatatcacaaccacgtagatagcactatcacatataaataaaagtatgcatgaaagtaaacacacgaatgcataagtaatagtgtatcacacaaataaaactccaaatgtatataataagctaatactagataactagctccccctaaaactcgctccccctaagtctacatactcaaaccctctccccctttggcgtcaaacacaaaaacctaagggtcggacggcggggctgcagcggacgagtcgggcgctgaagtacgtggagcaagatggaactgggcgccatcatcatctaacccagagctctgaactgactgaccctctaaagcaggaagtgtcgctgaaatggtctaggtctgagctggtgctgcctgtgaagctgcaagtatgtatgtcgtaggatctaacgaggcgatagacgaggggagcctctgagtagtcatgatagctggagcggctgtagatggaccggcagtatacatgtgaggcagagtaggcatgtcggtcaactcactgaatgatgctccaagactcctggagactgacgactcaggcatgaatagtgaggacgtctgctctggtgagaaacccgtgtgataaggagtgaactgtggggctacac belongs to Miscanthus floridulus cultivar M001 chromosome 4, ASM1932011v1, whole genome shotgun sequence and includes:
- the LOC136550619 gene encoding uncharacterized protein yields the protein MLLSRPQTLPLPLPRARLSSPTLRHLRALAAPRHAIVSSPPLGLAPLRLRAVVSDHEQRGMEAGEQGRPLRVGLVCGGPSGERGVSLNSARSVLDHIQGEDLVVRCYYIDCAMKAFAISPAQLYSNTPSDFDFKLESLAQGFDSLSDFAEHLATNVDIVFPVIHGKFGEDGGIQDLLEKANVPFVGTPSKECQCAFDKHNASLELNAQGFLTVPNFLVEKDKLAKLELEAWFQTVNLNKENGKVIVKPTRAGSSIGVVVAYGVNDAAHKAEKIISEGIDDKVIIEVFLEGGTEFTAIVVDVGTANNSEPVVLLPTEVELQYSNSSDTKEDTIFNYRKKYLPSRQVAYHSPPRFPAEVIDCIRQGISLLFRRLGLHDYARIDGWFLPSPVASLPSAENSEKFGNTKYGTVLFTDINLISGMEQTSFLFQQASAVGFSHSRILRTVVQHACSRFPSLVPCNNAWTALSRKLQPSKQVEAIHKGTSRQKVFVIFGGDTSERQVSLMSGTNVWLNLQGFDDLDVTPCLLAPANGYFSSHDQDFSDSSREVWTLPYSLVLRHTTEEVHAACVEATEPERVKITKRLRDQVMNELGPALSKHDWFAGFDIAYEQPIKYSLQQWINHVKETEAVVFIAVHGGIGEDGTIQTLLESAGVPYTGPGPIASRTCIDKVASSLAVDHLASYGVRTIPKDVRATEEVLKSSLVDIWNELKAKLRTETVCVKPARDGCSTGVARLCCPEDLEVYTNALRRKFQHLPANCLSRAHGVIEMPVPPPESLIFEPFIETDEIIISNKLENGNARHLVWKGENDWLEITVGVVGKRGQMHSLNPSITVKESGDILSLEEKFQGGTGINLTPPPTTIMGEDALQRCKKSIEIMANALGLEGFSRIDAFVNVRSGEVLLIEVNTVPGMTPSTVLIHQALAEEPPVYPHEFFRTLLDLAFARAK